atgtacatatatgcttgataaattgatgtatggaatgttataagagctgtaagagccccaataaaatgaacttttaattaaagaaaaacaaagaaaccaaaagatgTGCTCAAGAAACAGGCATAACCCTCTTTGCAGTGatctttacaaaaaaaaattttcccactGATCTTTTATTGATGTTTTCTGTTTTACTTATATATTGTTTGGTAAAGTTTTCCTGTATATTGCTAGTACATTTTCTATTTAAAGAAAGGCAAAAATTTCtacacaaaaagagagagagagacacacacatacacacacacaagaatgtAGGCTTGGAGGAAATGCAGAGATAAAGTGGAGGAACACAGCCAAACAGCTGAAGGGAGCAGGCAGGGTTGCCTGTACCTTTTCTTCAGACATATTGTTGGACTTTAGGTGCCTCATTCCTTCCTCCAGCCCTTACCTGCCCATGTTGAGAGAAGGAGCATCCATATGTCCAAACTCGCCTGACCTGGTGCGCTGTACTAGACTTCTTAAAAAGGACATGCATGAGATACATATAtatgtgagcatgtgtcctgcctccagtgagctatttatctcctcagtgcctccaaatgaggtcatcaagctgcgacctgattgacaggctaaactccgtcccctcactcttaagtctcaaattgacaacagattatgtggcTCCCACACTCagcctttttcttccttccttccgttccttctttctttctaatacttttatttggggctcttacacctcttgtcacaatccatacactcatccagtgtgtcaagcacatttgcacgtatgtcgccatcattttcaaagcattctcttcccctgtgagcccctgacatcagctccctatttctcccctctccctctcccctgtcctccctcacgaacccttgataagttatagattattatatcatcttacattgtcctccatcgcccctcacccacatttctgtttttcgTCCCCATGGGAAGAAGTTATAGTTTGATGCTTATGATCAaatcccacacccccacccaccctcccctaatccactTGATATCGCTACTATCATTGTTGACTCTTTCTTTTCTAGCAGCATGCCTtaacatttaatatatatatatatagatcattttattgggggctcttacagctactacaacaatccatatatcaacttTATTGAGCTTATCTGTACAGATGTTgcaatcattattttctagacatttactttctattagcccttagtatcagctcctcttttttccatctcccccacccttgtgaccccttgatcaattataaattattatttggagaTCTTCCACTGACTTCTCTCtccctgttgttcatccccctcggggggggggggtggttatgtgtcgattgcTGCAATGGGTTCCCTCTTCCTCACCTCCTTTGCCCCTCTTCCTCCTACccacctggtattgctactcccattcctgtttggGGATTCTATGTGTCCTGAGCTTTTCTCTCTTGTCTCTAACTGTGCATACACACCGTTCTAGCCCACAGaaaaaggtaggactggggtcatgtacCAGTAGATGACCCTGGTGTCCTCTGTCATCATGCTCATAAGACACCTGTGCTCAACAGCATAAAAGCCACAATGCACTGGGTTTGGGGACACACCATCTTTCAGCTGCTAGAAATCTTGGGCCACCTGTGTGGTACATCCGATCACAAGGTATGAGTGATAATGGAGCAGTATTCACTCTTCTTCAGGTTCTAGATGGGACCCAGAAGAAACCTCAGggttgggggagagagaggggttcAGCATAGATGACCTCTACCCTCGCCTCATTGGCACCATTCCCTGAGGTGCCCAGGGCCCTCTCGTGCAGTGTGGCCACAAACGTAAGTGTCTAGTGAGAATTCTCCATGTGACAGGATGTGGACAGATCCCTTTTCCTACCCTGGAGCCAAAAAAAAGCCGTTTCTGCCCCATGACCAGGTGCACAGCCCTCTTTAACCCCAGATGCCCCTAGAATCCTTCCCTGCTCAGAAGCTCCTGTCTCCTGTGTTCAGTATGATAGGCACTCAGCATGCCTCAGTGGAACATGAAGGTCTCTAAGCATTTCTAGGCTTCTGTTTCCATCCTCaggtctgttagtctgggtagacaaaggacataaattcagagacattcctgtgtgtataagaaaaagctttatatacaagaacaattgaatattgcgaaaacatcccagcccagtccgtaATTCCAATATtatcccttatgtctgataccgatctacaaagtcctcttcagacccacgaaacacatgcaataatgccaaacgcaggaagatcacaggccagtgggtgggaagtcttgtggacccagtgacggtggaagcatctgggtgctggcatgggtctccacatgtctcctcgTGTTCCCGAGCTCTAGCTGCATCCGTGTAACTCTATCAGGCTCGTCGTCCTCAGTAAAGTCTTCAGGGGGTGAGTGCGtgccctgcctccaaggagctatttatctgcttcgtgcctccaaatgaggtcatcaagctgaaacctgaCCGACAGGCTGAACCAtgccttcactcttcagtctcaaattaacAGCAGATTACACAACTCCCACACTcagcctctttctttctttctttctttctttctttctttctttctttctttctttcattttacagCCAGAATTaggatttaattattaaaagttAAATACAGATTACACATGCACAGCAAAATCTCCAGGCAGAATGGACACCATTGTTAGAGGCCACCCATTTGGGCCTGACTTTCAGTGACCCTATGTCAACAGGACAAAACAGCGTGGGTCCTGGGTCATACCCACAATTGATCCCCTTGGGCCCATCCTTGCAGCTTCAGTGTCAATCTAACCATTGATGGTCTCCCGCTTTTTCCCTGATCGCCTGCTTTGACAGCCATGCTATCtttttcctgggactggtctctcctgataacatcctAAGGAAAGTTCTGGCTGCacttacttcttcttcttcttcttctttttcttcttcttctttttcttcttcaacagttttattggcacttaatccatatTTCACACAACTGAATGATTCAATcataagaagagttatacaatcattaccataatcaatatcacaacattttctttgtcTCCCCCTATGACTACATTGCCTTTAAAACGAGTTGTGTGATCATATTCAGCTCGAGTGctcattccccctcccaccttcattattaACTCCTGAAATCACCCCTCCCCCAAGTCGACATCGCCTCCAAACCCtggatcagttattatctctacgcCTCTACTCCctctgtgcttcacacactggcAAACACAACAGAAGCCGTAAAGAACAAAAACACAATGAAGTGATAAGAATAAAACAGTagtaatataaagaaaaatataagcaGTGAGTCAGAAAAAATGGGCCACCATCTATATTTCAAAAGCCAGGAAAGTAATTTCTGTCATGAAACAAGCGAGAGATACTTCCACCTAAAACAAATCCGGGTTGGGTCTAGAGGGCGGGAAACTAGCTGCATTACAGTCTCATCCAGTCCCTCAGTTTACCATATTCCCTTAGACCCTGATGATGGTGAATTAGAAATTCTCAACACAGAACATTGACGGAGCATTAAAAATCTCTAGAAGGATGGGGTTAAGGAGACCTGCTGGTGTGCCATATTTTGAGTTGAGCTGATaatttcaaagtcagcagttcaaaacccccagtccatcgctggagaatgatgaggttttccactgctgtaaagagttaccatcccagACATCATTCAACCCCGTGTAGTCGGTTCACTCTCAGTCAGCATCAATAAATGGGAATGTAAGCTTGATTACTATTTTTACATTTCGGAAGATCCTTTGCATATCAGGGTGATTACTTAAAAATCAGACGAACATCTGAGCCATCAGCACCCAGGTTCTAGAGGAATGCAGGAGGACCCGGGAAAGGATAGCAGAAGGAGGGAATGGGTATCCAGTAGGTGCAGGAAATCCTTGAACAGGCAGGAGGGACATAAAGGGTGGTGAGGGACAAGCTGGAGCATCTCAGAGTTCCTCCCTCTGCACCCGGAGCGACAGGGGGTCACTGTCTTCAGACCTGGTGGCAGAGTAACTCTCACGAGGAGAGTAGCGGCAGCTGTAGTTACCAGCATCCTGGGGCCCCACATTGGACAGGGTGAAATCGGCTACATAGTTGTCCGCCCAACCCCAGTTGTGGAGCAGTACTGCCCCTGCTCGCAGGAGTTCAAACTGCATGTGTGGGAGAGGGCTGAGGCATTGCAGCTTGGCATCCCGGCCCGCAGTCACGGTGTCGCTCCACACAGACCAGAGCAAGGGCTTCGGGAGCAGACCTGCAGGACAGAAAGGACAATGGAGGACCGTGAGTTCAGCTCTCCACCAGAGGCACTAAGGTCACAAATGGGGAATGATGGCAGGAAGAGAATAGTTACGGGATCTGGACCCGCCATCAACCAGTCCATGCCAAGAACGGCCCTGTCCTGAGACCGTCCAGGTGGACGGCAAGGAACAGAAGGAGCATTGCGGGCATCAGGGCTGCACCGAGTTACAGCACGTGCCTCCACGCGGGGTCCAGTCTTCACAGTGTAATAAGTTGGGAATCCCCCAGCCCAACCCACCACTGTGCCGTTGATTTCAAGTCATAGCAGTAGGTTCCGATGGGGCTACTACCAAAAGGTCAGACACATCAAACGACCTGTGCCTCCTTAATGGAAGGATGTGGCATTCCCAGTCCCTATAGATTGTTAGCCTAGGAAATCCTATGGAGCTGTTAGACTCATGtgatcctatgagtcagaattaattacaCAGCAAAAGGCATAAATAGAGTAGATACAGCGCATACTGCATCAGTGAATCTCTAATAAAAATACTATAAACTCACATTTAAATTATCAAATTACCATTTCATAGAATATCATATGCTTCAAATACAATTATGTACTGAATACAACATGCAGGCGCTCAGTTTACCAGTCACCCACATGACAAGGATTAACAACCACACAGGTCTGCTGCCAACCACACTGATCTACACagatgtggtaattacataatttcatgtcaacttgatatgtAGTGCAGTGGCGGAGctcagcctgttaatcaggtcacagccggaTTGCAATTGGCTCCTGTGCAATTGACTGCTGGACATGGGATCGGCAAGACCGACCAAGAGTTGACAGCTTggagtggtggtgctggtgagaaATATGGGCAGCGCCGTAGAGTGCCAACGAACACACTCttgtgtcttacaggaagtgcagccaggatgctccttagaaacaagatggAAAAACCCTCTCTCATGGACTTTGCTCATGTTGTAAAGACAGATCCATCCCTGGGGAAGCgcaccatgcttagtaaagtaatgGGGCTTTGAAGAAAGAAAGGCCGTCAACAGGATGGAttcacaccgtggctgcaatgaCAGCCTCAGACagagcaacaactgtgaggatggcccgtaCCACacagtgttgttttgttttgtttttgtgcttgttaAATTGTTATGGATTGGAACTGACCCAATGGTACCTAAAACAACAAACAATAGAGAGTAATACACCTATCAAAAACCTAGTGCTGAAGGGATGGAAAAGAGTAATGCTGTTCTTAAGGGCACATTTTATTTCCTGGTGAAAGGGTGCATTTCGGCTGGTACAGTCTGTGGACCGTGGAAGTGCTGCTCCTGGCTCAGCACTGCAGCTCCAAATTAGGTTATGAGCACACCCCACTCAGCACCAGGTAAGACTGCAGGCAGTTCTATGAGAGTGGGAAGAATTGGAAGCCCAGAGAGTTGAGAACCAGTTACAAGATATGAGTTCAAGACAGCGTCTCCCATCACACATCATTTCCCTGGTCCCCACACCAGGGCAGAGATCCGCCCAACCTAGTGTTGGAATCAGTTGCAAGACAGAGGGGGCTTTGGATGAGTTCTCTATGAACAGAATTGACCTGTCACAGGCATTTCTGGGTCACAAGGAGTTGGACTGTGAGGAGTTTCATCAGCACTCTCTgatgggtggggaaggggagaagtCTGTCCTTGGCTTAAAGTAGGAATGGGTTCAAACTTCATAGGTTCTTTAAAATGCAGCCTGCTCAGGGACATGAAGCCCCTTGCCCTGAACTTGACCACAGCCAGGCCAGCACCAGGCTCTCTGCAAGTGACATCGGCATGTGACTGGGCACACCTGAGTCCCACCCACATCACAGGCAGGTGCCTGAAGTGCAGGCACAGCCCCAAACTTGCTTCTGCCTTGTCTCAACTCCAAACTCCCCCCCTTTCTGTCCTAACCCAGGAGTCTTACCTGCCACGCTCAGCTCCAACGCATTGCTTAGCCAGGACCCCGAGGTCCCATGTCTGGTCCTCAAGTACAGGCACCTGTACTTTCCAGAATCCTGGGCTGTGAGCTCTGGGATCCGGAAGTCGGCGCTGCTTCCGGTGGAGCTGACCGCCTGCAGGGGGCGCCGCGCCTTCTCCTGGAGCAGCAGGAAGATGGCGCCGGTCAGGGACCCCTGGCACCTCAGGACCACTTCGCTGCCTGGTGTCAGCTTCAGGCCTTCGGACACCAAGGACAGCTTGGGCTCGGGGAGAGAGCCTGGGAGAAGACACGCAGTGGGTCAGCGATCAGCACTTAGACTCCGGGCAGAATCCACTCAGGGTGGGCACACAGGACCAGCAAGCATTGCCACCTAACAGAGACTTCTCATCGGGGCCATCAGCAGGCCACAGTAGCCACGTGGTGTGAGACAGAGAAGGAACGCTGGCATGTGGGTCTGGGTTTGGGGGCTTTTCAATGTCTGACTTGGAAACACAGGAGGAGGGTAAGGGAGAGGGGGCCCGGAGCTCAGCACATGCTGCCTGTCCAGCCGAGGATGTTGTCAATAAGGTAGTGGCCCTTGTCAGTGAAATGGCCCCCACCCTCTGTTATATTCCTTAGACCCTACaaggatttttgtttatttttgagtGGGGTTTTGGGGCTTGGCTGGGTCAAAGATGAAGAGGGGCAGGTGCAGGCTCCTGCCGGGTGAGAGGAGCGCCGACTCGTAGGGGACGGGTGCTCAGTACTGACACTCAGGCAaatttgttgtgtttgttttcttctcattCCATTCGAGAAGCACGAGCAGGAGAAGCACCCAGAGCTGTGGCTCAGGGACCCCCAGCCCTGACACTGTGGTATCAGCGAGTTCCCGCCGTTCTACCCTGAACACCTGTCTCAACTTAGGGCTCAGGGCCTGGGAACCGACACAGCCCCATCACAGAGTCCACGCTGAGGCTCTGAAGGATCCTTCTGATTCCACTTTCTGCTCTGGTCTCCAATGATGTGTGAGGATCACCCCATACAAGCATTTAACTGATCAAATCGGGCTCGCTACCCAGCCGCTTCACTGGCTCAGGGGCAGTGCATGGGTCTCTGCTCAGGGACTGCTCTCCTGGCTGAATGGCTCCCATGTCAGGGCCCAAGGTAGACTCCCACTGTTCACTCACCATCACTTACGAAGATctccacagggttgctaggacTGGACCAGATGGTCTGCACACTACTGAGTGTGTACTGACAAGTGTACACACCTCCCTCCTGAATGGGGACACTGAATTTAATCGATGTAGGTACTGTAGAAGCCCTTGATTCTTCACGCACTCTCTCTCCTGACTTCATTAAGGTCCAAGTAATGCCTTGGATAGATGCTGAGCAATGTAGGATCGCTGAAGAACGTGGCCTTTGGATCAGCTCTGAGTTCAATGTCATGCTGGGTGCTGGGAGGAAATCTGTAAGGAACACACAGGACATCCATGTCTGCATGACTCCCATTAAACACTTGGTTTCAGGCCGTGGGTTCACGCCTCTGTCTGTCTCTGAAGCTCACCCAAGGGTAGCCCTCCCACTGCACGCACATTGTGACTCTTCCCTCTATAGGCAGTTCCCTCCATCTTCCTCCAAGCCCCCTGACCTCAGAGCTGGACTCCGTCCTCTGAACAGACTGTGCTTACCCAGCTCTTCAATGGTCACTGTGTGGCTGGGCTCTGAGGGAGTTCCTAACTCCGTGGCGTAGCTGCAGCTGTAGCTCCCAGGGAGTACGATGTCGAAGATAGTGTTTGTTCCCTCTTGTGACCACTTGGTAACCACCTGGGAGTTCCCTTCCCTCATTAGTGAAAAACGTAGTTTCCTCATGGGTCCTTGGCAAAGTAGTGTGGTCCTCAAGCCTCGGGCCAGCCAGGGGCCAGGCTCAGCagacagagagggaggagggaagtacTCTGCAGGAATACGGTTGGTGGTGACCAGCACTCCGCCCTCCCCCAGTCACCTGCTCCACCCACCTCTGGAGTCCAAAAAAAACCTTAAAGAGGGGGGGGTGTCTCCCTAATTCCATCAGCAGGGTTTGATAACCTTTCCCGTCCATtcacttgaatttctcagaatacCCTTATTTGGGAATGGTGTCTACACAATCATAATCCACAAAGATAAGGTCAGACGGGTCTAGGGCCAGTGGACAATGAGTAGTATCTTCATCTGCAGGCCATATGACAGACTGTGTCCATACGGAAAATATGACCAAAACTCCCCAGGAGAATCCGGACCGAAAGGGAGGCAGTAGGATGCCTATGTAATCCTCTCCtggaacccagtctttctcctgccagAGAAGCGAATGAAACCCTGGTCTAAGCTCATCTTCACGCTGGGAACCAAACTAGCTCCTGAAGGCTTTTCTCCCCAACCCGCAGTTGAGCTGAACTCCTGGAGACTCTGTGCGGCGT
The sequence above is drawn from the Tenrec ecaudatus isolate mTenEca1 chromosome 18, mTenEca1.hap1, whole genome shotgun sequence genome and encodes:
- the LOC142432665 gene encoding alpha-1B-glycoprotein-like — encoded protein: MGRTPTKLCSGSLRDWRGEDSGTALLTVLLQLVPPEKSTLFFEVESLEHPWDNVTLICRSPNKAQAFQLLKDGVAQDPVHLRPYAREHRFPLGKVTEDTRGIYRCKHTSIDRGTTQISDLVEVTGRGSLPEPKLSLVSEGLKLTPGSEVVLRCQGSLTGAIFLLLQEKARRPLQAVSSTGSSADFRIPELTAQDSGKYRCLYLRTRHGTSGSWLSNALELSVAGLLPKPLLWSVWSDTVTAGRDAKLQCLSPLPHMQFELLRAGAVLLHNWGWADNYVADFTLSNVGPQDAGNYSCRYSPRESYSATRSEDSDPLSLRVQREEL